Proteins from a single region of Chryseobacterium scophthalmum:
- a CDS encoding TetR/AcrR family transcriptional regulator encodes MPRKVVQGPIRDKEKTKQKLLNAVGKILKTKGYSGLMVSKIAAVAGFDKKLIYEYFGSTDKLIDEYIRSQDYWSKFELGEDVDLSDGGREMSKLAILNQFENLKKNKELQKILVWEMSESRPILKKLLDQREEVGEELFKNITDPHFGDKAEEYRAITAILVAGIYHLNLYTGHNGVTFCGIEMKTEEGRKKIEKALVDIIDFAYNK; translated from the coding sequence ATGCCCAGAAAAGTTGTACAAGGTCCTATTAGAGACAAAGAAAAAACAAAACAAAAACTACTGAATGCAGTAGGAAAGATTTTGAAAACGAAAGGATATTCAGGATTAATGGTAAGCAAGATTGCTGCTGTTGCCGGTTTTGACAAAAAACTGATCTATGAATATTTCGGAAGTACAGACAAATTAATTGATGAATACATCAGATCTCAGGATTACTGGAGTAAATTTGAGTTAGGAGAAGACGTCGATTTGTCTGATGGAGGAAGAGAAATGTCTAAATTGGCAATTCTTAACCAGTTTGAAAACCTGAAGAAAAATAAAGAGCTTCAAAAGATTTTAGTTTGGGAAATGTCTGAAAGCAGACCTATTCTTAAAAAACTTTTGGATCAGAGAGAAGAAGTAGGTGAAGAGCTTTTCAAGAATATTACAGATCCTCATTTCGGAGATAAAGCAGAAGAATACAGAGCGATTACTGCAATTTTGGTAGCCGGAATTTACCATTTGAATCTTTATACCGGTCACAACGGAGTTACTTTCTGCGGAATAGAGATGAAGACTGAGGAAGGAAGAAAGAAAATTGAAAAAGCATTGGTAGACATTATCGACTTCGCTTACAATAAATAA
- a CDS encoding MBL fold metallo-hydrolase: protein MKIIPIKEGNFIADRSKNFKILEENPEAKGVRMSIQPFLIITENDHILIDTGLGWKNKEGKPIINEILQEKNIHTSQITKVLLSHLHKDHINGTLVKTDYGFEPNFPNAEIYIQKRELDFAFESRGNPSFDFEILEALIQQPNIIWMNDDQGKINDEIHYEVVGGHSPFMQIFKITENNETTFYGADNLPQESYLKYHVAYKSDFDGKKAMQLRLEWQKEAIENKWKVLLYHDLEKSILQF, encoded by the coding sequence ATGAAAATCATTCCTATAAAAGAAGGTAATTTCATTGCCGACAGATCTAAAAATTTTAAAATTCTTGAAGAAAATCCGGAAGCTAAAGGAGTCAGAATGTCTATTCAGCCTTTTTTAATTATTACCGAAAATGATCATATTCTTATCGATACAGGTTTAGGCTGGAAAAACAAAGAAGGAAAGCCGATTATCAATGAAATTTTGCAAGAAAAAAATATTCATACCAGTCAAATCACAAAGGTTTTGCTTTCACATTTACATAAAGACCACATCAATGGAACTTTAGTGAAAACAGATTATGGATTTGAACCTAATTTTCCGAATGCTGAAATTTATATTCAAAAAAGAGAACTTGATTTTGCTTTTGAAAGCCGTGGAAATCCATCGTTTGATTTTGAAATTTTAGAAGCGCTTATTCAACAACCCAATATTATTTGGATGAATGATGATCAGGGAAAAATTAATGATGAAATTCATTATGAAGTTGTTGGTGGTCACAGTCCTTTCATGCAGATTTTCAAAATTACCGAGAATAATGAAACGACATTTTATGGCGCCGATAACCTCCCACAAGAGTCTTATTTAAAATATCATGTCGCTTACAAAAGTGATTTCGATGGTAAAAAAGCCATGCAACTTCGTTTAGAATGGCAAAAAGAAGCTATTGAAAATAAATGGAAAGTTCTTCTTTATCACGATCTTGAAAAAAGTATTTTACAGTTCTAA
- a CDS encoding aldo/keto reductase: protein MEKIKIKNTDLLIAPINFGGNIFGWTLDEKKSFDILDQFTAGGFNFIDTADTYSWWVNGKGGQSEEIIGKWMKERNNRNDLVIATKVGSETKEHGFDISKKHILKSVDESLARLQTDRIDLYYTHFDDQKTPVEETLEAYDEIIKAGKVRYIAASNLSLERLKESFEVAEKNNLPKYVALQPHYNLLEREKFESQYADLVKEYDLSVFTYWSLAAGFLTGKYRNEDDLKKSARGEGVRKYLDEKGLDVLKALDEISARLETTQASVALAWLLANPLVTAPIVSATSESQLKTLFAAPELKLSSEDIELLNKVSQ from the coding sequence ATGGAAAAGATAAAAATAAAAAATACGGATCTTTTAATAGCACCGATAAATTTTGGAGGAAATATTTTTGGTTGGACTTTAGATGAGAAAAAATCGTTTGATATTTTAGATCAGTTTACAGCAGGAGGTTTCAATTTTATTGATACAGCCGATACGTATTCTTGGTGGGTAAATGGAAAAGGCGGTCAGTCGGAAGAAATTATCGGAAAATGGATGAAAGAAAGAAACAACCGAAATGATTTGGTGATCGCAACGAAAGTAGGCTCAGAAACAAAAGAGCATGGTTTCGACATCAGCAAAAAACATATTTTAAAATCGGTTGACGAATCTCTTGCTAGACTTCAAACCGATCGTATAGATCTTTATTACACGCATTTTGATGACCAGAAAACTCCGGTTGAAGAAACTTTAGAGGCGTATGATGAAATTATTAAAGCCGGAAAAGTAAGGTATATTGCGGCATCAAACCTTTCACTGGAAAGATTGAAAGAATCTTTTGAAGTTGCCGAAAAAAACAATCTTCCAAAATATGTTGCATTACAGCCGCATTATAATCTATTGGAAAGAGAAAAATTTGAATCTCAATATGCAGATTTGGTGAAAGAATATGATTTGAGTGTATTTACCTATTGGTCTTTGGCTGCAGGTTTTCTTACCGGAAAATATCGTAATGAAGATGATTTAAAGAAAAGTGCAAGAGGAGAAGGTGTCAGAAAATATTTGGATGAGAAAGGTCTTGATGTTTTAAAAGCTTTGGATGAAATCAGTGCAAGATTAGAAACAACTCAGGCTTCTGTTGCTTTAGCTTGGCTTTTAGCAAATCCTTTGGTGACCGCTCCAATTGTAAGTGCAACCAGTGAGTCTCAACTGAAAACTTTGTTTGCAGCTCCTGAACTCAAGTTAAGTTCTGAAGATATTGAGCTTCTAAATAAAGTAAGTCAATAA
- a CDS encoding voltage-gated chloride channel family protein produces MFKKNKKSVFKILSFFIQLFFRKYPSVFFVVKWLFITAIIGVFIGCASAFFLQTLEWATQLRENHLWIIVFLPLAGFLVGLLYHYFGKDVEAGNNLLLETIHEPKKTIPFKMAPLVYFGTMITHFFGGSAGREGTALQMAASIADQFSKPLRLSADDRKILIISAIAAGFGSVFGTPIAGAIFGLEVSLTGRIKYKALFPAISASIIADLVTKFLNTHHTDYLINFVPEISLLNILYALIAGISFGICAAFFSKTIHKTGDFFKSKISYPPLRPLIGGIVVLVSVWLMGTTKYLGLGIPTILDSFSQQLPAYDFALKAIITIITLASGFKGGEVTPLFFIGATLGNALGYFIPLPLALLAGMGFVAVFAGATNTPIACSVMAFELFGIECGVYVVIACVVSYFFSGQNSIYKSQIIGKPKNKRYWKIEEYL; encoded by the coding sequence ATGTTTAAAAAAAATAAAAAATCAGTTTTTAAAATTCTCAGTTTTTTTATTCAATTGTTTTTCAGAAAATATCCTTCTGTATTTTTTGTAGTGAAATGGCTTTTCATTACTGCAATTATTGGAGTTTTTATCGGATGTGCGTCTGCTTTTTTCTTACAGACTTTAGAATGGGCAACCCAATTGAGAGAAAATCATCTTTGGATTATTGTTTTTTTACCTTTAGCTGGATTTTTAGTTGGTTTACTCTATCACTACTTTGGTAAAGATGTTGAAGCCGGAAACAATTTATTATTAGAAACCATTCATGAGCCCAAAAAGACAATTCCTTTTAAGATGGCTCCATTGGTCTACTTTGGAACGATGATTACTCATTTTTTTGGAGGTTCTGCAGGTCGTGAAGGAACAGCTTTGCAAATGGCTGCATCAATTGCCGATCAGTTTTCAAAACCGTTAAGACTTTCAGCGGATGACAGGAAAATTTTAATTATTTCTGCGATTGCGGCAGGATTTGGTTCTGTTTTCGGAACTCCAATAGCCGGAGCGATCTTCGGGCTTGAAGTTTCTCTTACAGGAAGAATAAAATACAAAGCTTTATTTCCTGCAATTTCCGCATCAATCATTGCGGATTTAGTCACAAAATTCTTAAACACCCATCACACTGATTACCTCATCAATTTCGTACCTGAAATTTCGTTATTGAATATTTTATATGCTCTTATTGCCGGTATTTCCTTTGGTATTTGTGCCGCTTTTTTCAGTAAAACCATCCATAAAACAGGAGATTTTTTTAAATCTAAAATTTCTTATCCGCCACTTCGCCCGTTGATTGGAGGAATTGTTGTTTTAGTATCAGTCTGGTTAATGGGAACCACAAAATATCTTGGTTTAGGAATCCCTACAATTTTAGATTCTTTTTCGCAACAACTTCCGGCTTATGATTTTGCTTTAAAAGCGATTATTACGATTATTACTTTAGCTTCGGGTTTTAAAGGTGGTGAAGTGACTCCGTTATTTTTTATTGGTGCAACTTTAGGAAATGCTTTAGGATATTTTATCCCTTTACCTTTAGCGCTTTTGGCGGGAATGGGTTTTGTGGCAGTTTTTGCAGGAGCAACCAATACACCGATTGCATGCAGCGTAATGGCTTTTGAATTGTTTGGAATAGAATGCGGAGTTTATGTTGTTATCGCTTGCGTTGTTTCTTATTTTTTTTCCGGGCAAAACAGCATTTATAAAAGTCAGATCATCGGTAAACCCAAAAATAAAAGATATTGGAAAATAGAAGAATATCTTTAA
- a CDS encoding tetratricopeptide repeat protein gives MFVFRKILLFNILLISFLTAAQNHLTASQLKTKISNNSKLYKNNIDKAYKELNGLLKQSIILKDSISEMKILDRKCRYFYSKNMMDSLIITSENLRKKSSLYKDIYFEAMSNIYIAEIYSINKFPDKAISYLNSAYQILQKDESNSKKIFYAKSNVLNSFANVYLDKNQPKEALKKIYEEIESGKMLKDKNEQDNFQYLNYANLANIYIQINSDSAYHYAKKSILIKPSDVIDDKSMIDNYSVIGKVYKGKKDYKNSIKNFHKALFISNKNGTELNNNQIYHSLKDIYSILNNKDSAHFYSNKIEQYELKSLKSKYNSLQEVISKDKKEQENAQNPIWYWIIPAISAIVCGAFLTFKRKKSKVEPEVKPEIDRRETYHHLMELLEKKDPAFLFTFEKVYPEFSNQLLSKNPDLQQSEIEFCALLKMKLSTKDIARISFIETRTVQNKKYRIRKKLDIPQNIDIYQWIDQI, from the coding sequence ATGTTTGTGTTTAGAAAAATACTCTTATTCAACATTCTACTTATAAGTTTTCTGACAGCAGCACAGAATCATCTCACTGCCTCACAACTGAAAACCAAAATCTCCAACAATTCTAAACTCTATAAAAATAATATTGACAAAGCTTATAAAGAACTAAACGGACTCTTGAAACAGTCTATCATTCTGAAAGACTCTATTTCTGAAATGAAAATTCTCGACAGAAAATGCAGATATTTTTATAGTAAAAATATGATGGACAGTCTGATTATCACCAGTGAGAATCTTCGAAAAAAATCGAGTTTATATAAAGATATTTATTTTGAAGCGATGTCTAATATTTATATTGCCGAAATATATTCTATCAACAAATTTCCTGATAAAGCAATTTCATATCTAAATTCTGCCTATCAAATTCTTCAAAAAGATGAATCAAACAGCAAAAAAATATTTTATGCAAAATCGAATGTTCTGAATAGTTTTGCCAATGTTTATTTAGATAAAAATCAACCAAAAGAAGCTTTAAAAAAGATTTACGAAGAAATTGAAAGTGGAAAAATGCTGAAGGATAAAAATGAACAAGACAATTTTCAATATTTGAATTATGCTAATCTGGCAAATATTTACATCCAGATTAATTCAGATTCGGCTTATCATTACGCCAAAAAATCAATTTTAATTAAACCTTCGGATGTAATCGATGACAAATCGATGATTGATAATTATTCTGTAATTGGAAAAGTATATAAAGGCAAAAAAGATTACAAAAATTCTATAAAAAACTTTCATAAAGCATTATTTATAAGCAACAAGAACGGAACAGAACTTAATAATAATCAGATTTATCATTCATTAAAAGATATATACAGTATTCTGAATAATAAAGACAGTGCTCATTTTTACAGCAATAAAATTGAGCAATATGAACTAAAATCTCTCAAAAGCAAATACAATTCTTTACAGGAAGTAATCAGTAAGGATAAAAAAGAACAGGAAAACGCTCAAAATCCTATCTGGTATTGGATTATTCCAGCAATTTCCGCGATCGTTTGCGGTGCTTTCCTAACATTTAAAAGAAAGAAAAGTAAAGTTGAGCCGGAAGTTAAACCGGAAATTGACCGCAGGGAAACCTATCATCATCTTATGGAACTTTTAGAGAAAAAGGATCCTGCTTTTTTATTTACTTTTGAAAAAGTCTATCCTGAGTTTTCTAATCAACTTCTCAGTAAGAATCCTGATTTACAACAATCAGAAATTGAGTTTTGCGCCCTGTTAAAAATGAAGCTTTCAACCAAAGATATCGCTAGAATAAGTTTTATAGAAACCAGAACGGTTCAGAATAAGAAGTATCGAATTAGAAAAAAATTAGATATTCCTCAGAATATCGACATTTATCAATGGATTGATCAAATTTAA